The nucleotide sequence CTGGACGACGTCGCATCCCTCCGTGACCGCGTGCGTGACATGATCATCCGTACGCGCGCCGATCTGCAGCAGGAGCTGGGCATCGCGGGGTGAGGATCGCTAGAGCTCGGTCCGGATCTCCCACAGGTCTGGGAAGGCGGGCTTCATCAGCGTGGTCATGAGGTAGGCGGCGCCGGCAGAGCCGCCGGTGCCGACCTTCGCGCCGATCGTACGCTCGACCATCTTCACGTGCCGGTAGCGCCACTCCTGCACACCCTCGTCCAGATCGACCAGCCGCTCGCACAGCTCGCGCGCGTTGGCATCGCTGCGATACACCTGGAGCAGCACCTCCTGGAGCTCCGGGTCGGGCTCGATCCTCTGTCGCACGTCGCGTTGCAGCTGCGCGACCGGCACGTCGTACCCGGCGCGGGCCAGCCAGGCGAGGAACGCGTCCCAGAGCGTGGGCTGCTCGTAGAGCTCGGCCAGTCGCTGCCTGGCCGCCGTGCCTTCCGGGTAGTGCTCCACTGCCGGCAGCCGCTTGTTGCCCATCATGAACTCGAGCGCACGGAACTGATACGACTGGAACCCGCTGCCGGACTCGAGACGATCACGGAACGTGAGGAACTCGAGCGGCGTCATCGTTTCGAGGATATCGATCTGCGCGACGAGCACCTTGAGAATCGTGAGCACGCGCTTCAGCGTGTGGCGCACCCGGACAGTGTCGTCCTGCGCTAACAGCGCCTGCATGCGATTCAGCTCGTGCAGGATCTGCTTGAACCAGAGCTCGTACGCCTGGTGCACGACGATGAACAGCATCTCGTCGTGCTCCGGACCGTGCGGACCATCGGAGCGCGGGGACTGGAGCGACAGCAGCTCGTCGAGGCGAAGGTAGCTCGA is from Longimicrobiales bacterium and encodes:
- a CDS encoding tryptophan 2,3-dioxygenase family protein, giving the protein MAEPLNYSSYLRLDELLSLQSPRSDGPHGPEHDEMLFIVVHQAYELWFKQILHELNRMQALLAQDDTVRVRHTLKRVLTILKVLVAQIDILETMTPLEFLTFRDRLESGSGFQSYQFRALEFMMGNKRLPAVEHYPEGTAARQRLAELYEQPTLWDAFLAWLARAGYDVPVAQLQRDVRQRIEPDPELQEVLLQVYRSDANARELCERLVDLDEGVQEWRYRHVKMVERTIGAKVGTGGSAGAAYLMTTLMKPAFPDLWEIRTEL